One genomic window of Granulicella arctica includes the following:
- a CDS encoding alpha/beta hydrolase, translating into MHARFVTPAESPAKAGVLICHGIGETVAHWEAAQTLLACNGVASLVFNYSGYGKSTGWFTPQQCEVDTLVAFDTLRQLAPATPLSILGYSLRSGIAVAVAPRLKPSKLIICAGFSSLRKAAASLGVPGPCTRLLPPIWSNVDALKTSTLPVLILHGDADDMFPPEMARQLGSSCGSNCEVIVVAGLSHNGPMYRPDIAYWSLVTSRL; encoded by the coding sequence TTGCACGCGAGGTTTGTCACACCAGCCGAAAGCCCGGCAAAAGCGGGTGTGCTCATCTGCCACGGTATCGGTGAGACGGTTGCGCACTGGGAAGCAGCCCAGACGTTGCTCGCTTGTAATGGCGTAGCCTCCCTTGTGTTCAACTACTCCGGCTACGGCAAGAGCACTGGATGGTTTACCCCTCAGCAGTGCGAAGTAGACACATTGGTCGCGTTCGACACTCTGCGCCAGCTAGCGCCTGCGACTCCGCTTTCCATCCTGGGCTACTCCTTACGAAGCGGGATAGCGGTCGCTGTTGCGCCTCGACTAAAGCCAAGCAAGCTGATCATCTGCGCAGGGTTCAGCTCTCTGCGCAAAGCCGCTGCTAGCCTTGGTGTACCTGGACCTTGTACTCGTCTATTGCCTCCCATCTGGTCCAACGTCGATGCGCTCAAAACTTCCACGCTACCCGTTCTAATTCTGCACGGAGACGCGGATGACATGTTTCCGCCCGAGATGGCTCGCCAGCTTGGCAGCAGTTGCGGCTCAAACTGCGAAGTCATTGTGGTCGCAGGCCTTTCTCACAATGGCCCGATGTACCGCCCTGACATCGCTTACTGGTCCCTGGTGACTTCTAGACTGTGA
- a CDS encoding glycosyl-4,4'-diaponeurosporenoate acyltransferase CrtO family protein yields the protein MLRSYRIAVFDRPSSSLRNALLNVFWSLLGIAPVFVFCNQFMARPLIYGFVAASFLAYAIPAKLLAYVQLSSRSGPYRFLRVHLLVRVTQDRRSLASLRHRPIDTAWFRHRETLEKMIRVTIGRERFHLAMVIFFLLATGYAVLRGLLGWSLLLCISNLIYNLYPMWLQQYIRIRVYHCLVRSGGSRAASASLLKII from the coding sequence ATGCTGAGATCCTACCGCATTGCGGTCTTCGATCGGCCCTCATCAAGCCTTCGCAATGCGCTTCTCAACGTCTTCTGGTCACTTCTTGGCATCGCGCCGGTTTTCGTCTTTTGCAATCAATTCATGGCCAGGCCGTTGATCTATGGATTCGTAGCAGCCAGCTTTCTTGCATATGCGATTCCTGCTAAGTTGCTCGCCTATGTTCAACTAAGCTCACGAAGCGGACCGTATCGTTTTCTGCGGGTTCATCTGCTCGTTCGAGTCACGCAGGATAGGAGATCCCTTGCCAGCCTTAGACATCGTCCGATTGACACAGCCTGGTTTCGTCACCGAGAAACGCTCGAAAAGATGATCCGAGTCACCATCGGACGCGAACGCTTTCATCTGGCCATGGTTATCTTTTTTTTGCTCGCTACAGGATACGCAGTGTTGCGTGGGCTCCTGGGCTGGAGCCTACTCCTCTGTATCAGCAACCTGATCTACAACCTCTATCCAATGTGGCTGCAGCAATACATCCGGATCAGGGTGTACCACTGCCTGGTACGATCTGGAGGGTCAAGGGCTGCTTCAGCAAGTCTCCTGAAGATTATCTGA
- a CDS encoding amidohydrolase family protein, translating into MKPLLLTLAFSACVILAQESSPPVTLIQHVTIVNIMTGEELKNQTVRIQGGRILSVASTEPTDGELAGAVDAHGGFLIPGLWDMHVHVHETGELPLYIANGVTGVRIMAGERNTAALRAELSEKKPSPSIYLASAIVDGSSPMWPGSIVVRNPVDARRTVDEIKAGGADFIKVYDGVPRNAYFALADEAKLQHIDFEGHVPEAVTAQEASAAGQRSIEHLTGIALACSSKQDTLNAAIEHARFFLDRLRIEAEGYRSFDQAKCQTLFAEFRQNDTWQVPTLTVRRIWGRLDDSKMTSDPRLVYVGRKSRDRWEERTQPQIRRWNNSDYQMARGIFGVEERIVGGMYRAGVPLMAGTDAMNPYCLPGFSLHDELALMVDSGLSPLAALQTATINPARFLHRTSESGSIEAGKSADLVLLRADPLTDIHNTTQIEAVWMHGQYFDHAAILGLLEAAKLEAKH; encoded by the coding sequence GTGAAACCACTGCTTCTCACGCTGGCTTTCTCGGCTTGTGTAATCCTTGCCCAGGAATCTTCCCCGCCGGTGACCCTGATTCAACACGTCACTATTGTGAACATTATGACGGGGGAAGAACTGAAGAACCAGACAGTCAGGATTCAAGGCGGCCGAATTCTCTCAGTCGCCTCGACAGAGCCTACAGATGGTGAATTGGCGGGTGCGGTCGATGCCCACGGAGGCTTTCTCATTCCCGGCTTATGGGACATGCATGTCCACGTCCATGAAACGGGCGAACTACCCCTTTACATTGCGAACGGCGTAACAGGCGTTCGCATAATGGCCGGGGAGCGGAATACGGCAGCGTTACGAGCTGAGCTCTCCGAGAAAAAGCCCTCGCCCTCCATTTATCTGGCAAGCGCCATCGTCGACGGCAGCTCTCCTATGTGGCCTGGCTCGATCGTTGTCAGGAATCCTGTGGATGCGCGACGCACAGTCGATGAGATCAAAGCTGGCGGTGCCGATTTCATCAAGGTATATGACGGCGTTCCACGCAATGCGTACTTCGCCTTGGCGGATGAGGCAAAGCTGCAGCACATCGACTTTGAAGGCCATGTTCCGGAGGCCGTGACAGCACAGGAGGCCTCAGCTGCCGGTCAGCGCTCGATCGAGCACCTTACAGGAATCGCTTTGGCGTGTTCAAGCAAGCAGGACACGTTGAACGCCGCCATCGAACATGCACGATTCTTCCTTGATCGGCTTAGGATTGAGGCTGAGGGCTACCGCAGCTTCGACCAGGCAAAGTGTCAGACACTTTTTGCCGAGTTTCGTCAGAACGACACCTGGCAAGTGCCGACACTAACGGTGCGTCGTATATGGGGGAGGCTGGACGATTCGAAGATGACTTCCGATCCCCGGCTGGTCTATGTCGGACGTAAATCAAGGGATCGCTGGGAAGAAAGAACACAGCCGCAGATCAGACGCTGGAACAACTCGGACTACCAAATGGCACGGGGAATCTTCGGGGTGGAGGAAAGGATTGTGGGCGGCATGTATCGGGCTGGCGTTCCGCTCATGGCTGGGACGGATGCAATGAATCCCTACTGCTTACCGGGTTTCAGCCTTCATGATGAGCTAGCTCTCATGGTCGATTCAGGCCTCTCACCGCTCGCCGCCCTGCAAACCGCAACGATCAACCCTGCTCGCTTTCTGCATCGGACGTCCGAGTCGGGAAGCATCGAAGCTGGCAAAAGCGCCGATCTGGTCCTGCTCCGTGCCGATCCGCTTACTGACATTCACAACACGACTCAGATTGAGGCCGTCTGGATGCATGGCCAATACTTCGATCATGCTGCGATCTTAGGTCTGTTGGAAGCTGCAAAGTTGGAGGCGAAACATTGA
- a CDS encoding UvrD-helicase domain-containing protein has translation MNASSFQPLPEQELARDLFLRQQGLRIDAYAGAGKTTTLELLAGSTTQRGLYLAFNRSIADQARSRFPRQVHCATAHSIAFRGVRRQLGYPEWKLTGNLTTQLLLANFPMPASIPVQAGLTLSSQAYCAVLLNTLKRFLHSEQPAPHTDHVPHHGSLGALSDHARQHLAQQVIRHVQVIWNTMQQKGSVLPLGHDGYLKLWALSQPQAKMDYVMVDEAQDLNPVLMGVLKQIGCPVIYVGDPYQQIYEWRGAINAMEQVASSHRVLLSQSFRFGPAIAEAATTVIRRLGAVAPLRGQPGRASDLARVRPDVILARTNAGVIGSVLECLRRGVRCHVLGGTRELTRVLNDVERIREGSAAQSPELFGFSSWRDVMAFSGKPEGEALRSLVTLVQEYGERTMLQALARCEPEESTATVACSTAHKAKGREWDHVRVDPDFAAGFLRATLRTSSFLRKDQQESFEAEARLLYVAMTRARRAVHLPSAVMERFDLRRTTDKVLGQSSMPRIQVDPQDALSR, from the coding sequence TTGAACGCTTCTTCGTTCCAGCCGCTGCCTGAGCAGGAGCTTGCCCGAGACCTCTTTCTTCGACAGCAGGGTCTGCGGATCGACGCTTATGCCGGGGCAGGGAAGACGACTACGCTTGAACTGCTGGCCGGCAGCACGACGCAACGAGGCTTGTACCTGGCCTTCAACCGCAGCATCGCCGACCAGGCACGATCGCGCTTTCCGCGACAGGTGCACTGCGCCACCGCTCACTCCATTGCCTTCCGCGGGGTGCGGCGACAGCTTGGGTATCCGGAGTGGAAGCTGACCGGCAATCTCACAACGCAGCTTCTTCTTGCCAACTTCCCGATGCCGGCGTCCATCCCGGTTCAGGCAGGATTGACTCTTTCAAGCCAGGCATACTGCGCCGTGCTGCTCAATACCCTAAAGCGTTTCCTGCACAGTGAGCAGCCTGCACCGCATACAGATCATGTCCCGCATCATGGCAGCCTCGGAGCCTTGTCGGATCATGCACGGCAGCACCTTGCGCAACAGGTTATCCGGCATGTCCAGGTGATCTGGAACACCATGCAGCAGAAAGGCAGCGTGCTTCCGTTAGGCCATGATGGCTACTTGAAGCTCTGGGCTCTGTCACAGCCGCAGGCGAAGATGGACTACGTCATGGTCGATGAAGCACAGGATCTGAACCCGGTGCTGATGGGTGTGCTTAAACAGATCGGCTGCCCGGTCATCTATGTTGGTGATCCCTACCAGCAGATCTATGAGTGGCGCGGTGCGATCAATGCGATGGAGCAGGTGGCTTCATCCCACCGCGTGCTTTTGTCCCAATCGTTTCGCTTCGGTCCGGCGATCGCAGAGGCGGCGACAACGGTGATCCGGCGTCTCGGTGCAGTCGCTCCCCTTCGGGGCCAGCCGGGGCGTGCGTCCGATCTTGCGCGGGTTCGACCGGATGTCATCCTTGCCCGGACGAATGCCGGCGTGATCGGCAGCGTACTCGAGTGTCTTAGGCGTGGCGTCAGGTGTCATGTCCTGGGCGGAACGCGGGAACTGACACGCGTCCTCAACGACGTGGAACGGATACGGGAGGGAAGTGCCGCGCAATCGCCGGAACTGTTCGGTTTCAGTTCCTGGAGGGATGTCATGGCGTTTAGTGGCAAGCCGGAGGGTGAGGCGCTGCGCAGCCTGGTCACGCTCGTGCAGGAGTATGGCGAACGCACTATGCTCCAGGCCCTTGCCCGTTGCGAACCGGAGGAGAGCACAGCAACGGTGGCTTGTTCAACGGCTCACAAGGCGAAAGGCCGGGAATGGGACCATGTTCGCGTTGATCCGGACTTTGCAGCCGGCTTCCTTCGAGCGACACTGAGAACCTCGAGCTTTCTTCGCAAGGACCAGCAGGAATCCTTCGAGGCAGAAGCGCGCCTGCTATATGTCGCAATGACCCGTGCCAGACGGGCGGTTCATCTACCCTCGGCCGTCATGGAGCGCTTCGACCTGCGAAGGACGACAGACAAGGTGCTTGGACAATCCTCGATGCCAAGGATCCAGGTCGATCCCCAGGACGCTTTGTCACGCTAG
- a CDS encoding tyrosine-type recombinase/integrase: protein MTVASITEGAIFRRVSRTGTVWGPRISEKLVWWIVRRRAETAGIERLAPHDLRRTCARLCHAAGGELEQIQFLLGHRSAETTERYLGSRQRLASAVNDKIGLEPDSGGP, encoded by the coding sequence GTGACCGTCGCTTCCATCACGGAAGGCGCGATCTTCAGGCGCGTGAGCCGCACCGGAACCGTTTGGGGTCCAAGAATCAGTGAGAAGCTTGTCTGGTGGATCGTGAGACGACGAGCTGAGACTGCAGGAATCGAGAGATTGGCTCCTCACGACCTCCGTCGTACCTGTGCCCGCCTGTGCCATGCTGCCGGAGGCGAGTTGGAGCAGATCCAGTTCCTGCTCGGCCATCGGTCAGCCGAAACGACGGAACGTTATCTCGGCTCACGCCAGCGCCTCGCCTCGGCCGTCAACGACAAGATCGGCCTGGAACCAGATTCTGGAGGGCCATAG
- a CDS encoding tyrosine-type recombinase/integrase, which produces MTQKRKLKHRSTRTILRLPDLDHSKSAVLQSLSSAASKRTYGAAIEEFITWYCPEPRLAFGRTVVLRYRYELEGRHLAPATINLRLAAVRRLAYEASDNGLLNPDLAANISRVKGAKRLGMRLGNWLTADQGKKLLAVPASNSTRDKRDYAILSLLLGCRLRRAELTGLTLGHLQQRDEHWAIVNLYGKGGHIRTVPVSTGSRSLRIGG; this is translated from the coding sequence ATGACTCAGAAGCGCAAGCTGAAACATCGGTCGACCCGGACGATCTTACGCCTACCTGACCTTGACCATTCGAAGAGCGCTGTTCTGCAGAGTCTGAGTTCTGCCGCATCCAAGCGAACCTATGGAGCTGCAATCGAAGAATTCATTACATGGTACTGCCCAGAGCCTCGTCTTGCTTTTGGACGGACCGTGGTTCTCAGGTACCGCTATGAGTTGGAAGGTCGTCATCTCGCACCCGCCACGATCAACCTGAGACTCGCGGCTGTGCGTCGGCTCGCCTATGAGGCGTCCGACAACGGCCTGCTCAACCCAGATCTGGCAGCCAACATAAGCCGCGTCAAGGGAGCAAAACGGCTTGGCATGCGGCTTGGCAACTGGCTGACCGCCGATCAAGGAAAGAAGCTGCTGGCTGTGCCAGCAAGTAATTCCACCAGGGACAAGCGGGATTATGCCATTCTGTCGCTGCTTCTGGGCTGTCGTCTTCGAAGGGCAGAGCTGACCGGCCTCACCCTGGGCCACCTGCAGCAGCGTGATGAGCACTGGGCAATCGTTAACCTCTATGGCAAGGGAGGACACATCCGCACGGTGCCGGTTTCAACTGGGTCAAGATCGCTCCGGATCGGTGGGTGA
- a CDS encoding M61 family metallopeptidase, with amino-acid sequence MRSAVLLSASVLAIIALGTIAGGSLAAQTPTDYTLSFPDAVHHVMQVDATFYDVPPGPFYVQMSRSSPGRYAAFEFVADLFKETFTDDLGKTLIATRPNVRSWVIANHGRTIHASYSVFGDQGDGTFLAVDVTHARINIPATFLWARGFDSRGVQVNFVLPAGSKWKVATQLYTTQRALSFTAPNLQYLMDSPIELSDFSERTFSIPALQRGGKTETFRVVAHHQGTNADLDGYVANLQKIIREEQAIFGEFPEYEPGSYTFLLDYLPWSSGDGMEHRNSTMISSSGTQLSQKWAVYSASHEFFHSWNTERIRPASLEPFSFEDVDMSGEMWLAEGFTNYYARLVELRTGLLGLDRGLAQIGGQIASVTLSPGTRYRSAVQMSRLAPVTDLATLGEPTDWNNTFVSYYTMGDVIALGLDLTLRARSDSRVTLDDFMRAMWRHYGKPGGSSPGLVAKPYTMADVRTCLAEVSGDKAFADDFVSRYIEGTEQIDFTGLLLHAGLVYESKSKDGTLGFLQLEKKGETLRVVGPTIVGSPAYRAGLDLDDELETVDGKTLASPDDVEKALSSHKAGDTVELVYKRRGQEIKATAELALPLLLDIVPIESNGGSLSKEQRSFRDAWLQSKR; translated from the coding sequence GTGAGAAGTGCTGTGCTTTTGAGCGCAAGTGTTCTAGCCATCATCGCCTTGGGAACGATTGCCGGGGGTTCTTTAGCAGCCCAGACACCCACTGATTACACGCTTTCCTTTCCAGATGCAGTGCATCACGTCATGCAAGTGGATGCTACGTTTTATGACGTTCCACCTGGCCCTTTCTATGTTCAGATGAGCCGCTCTTCGCCCGGGCGCTACGCGGCTTTTGAGTTCGTTGCCGATCTCTTCAAAGAGACGTTTACAGATGACTTGGGCAAAACTCTGATTGCGACACGGCCTAATGTTAGGTCGTGGGTAATTGCAAACCATGGTCGCACCATCCACGCCAGTTACTCTGTATTTGGTGACCAGGGAGATGGGACGTTTTTGGCTGTGGACGTGACGCATGCACGCATCAATATTCCAGCGACTTTCTTGTGGGCGCGGGGGTTTGATAGTCGCGGTGTGCAAGTGAACTTTGTGCTCCCTGCAGGGTCGAAGTGGAAGGTAGCCACACAACTCTATACGACCCAAAGGGCGCTATCTTTCACTGCCCCGAACTTGCAGTACCTGATGGACAGCCCCATTGAACTTAGTGATTTCTCTGAACGAACGTTCAGTATTCCTGCCTTGCAGAGGGGAGGAAAGACTGAGACGTTCAGGGTCGTTGCGCATCACCAAGGAACGAATGCGGATCTTGACGGGTATGTCGCGAATCTGCAGAAGATCATTCGGGAGGAGCAGGCCATCTTTGGGGAGTTTCCAGAGTATGAGCCCGGCTCTTACACGTTCCTTCTGGATTACCTCCCTTGGTCAAGCGGTGACGGAATGGAGCATCGTAACAGCACCATGATCAGCTCGAGCGGAACACAGCTCTCTCAGAAGTGGGCTGTCTATTCGGCATCCCACGAGTTCTTTCACAGCTGGAATACGGAGCGTATTCGGCCAGCATCATTGGAGCCATTTAGTTTCGAAGATGTTGATATGTCGGGTGAGATGTGGCTTGCTGAAGGCTTCACAAATTACTATGCACGTTTGGTGGAACTCCGTACCGGATTGCTCGGCCTCGACAGAGGTTTGGCTCAGATCGGTGGTCAGATCGCTTCGGTAACCCTTAGTCCGGGAACCCGCTATCGCTCCGCTGTTCAGATGAGTCGGCTAGCTCCAGTCACTGACCTTGCTACGCTTGGAGAGCCTACAGATTGGAACAACACTTTTGTCTCCTACTACACTATGGGCGACGTGATCGCTTTGGGTCTTGATCTAACCCTGCGTGCGCGATCAGACTCGCGGGTCACTCTCGACGACTTTATGCGCGCCATGTGGCGTCACTATGGAAAGCCTGGCGGCTCGTCGCCTGGCCTAGTCGCAAAGCCTTACACTATGGCCGATGTGCGCACTTGCCTAGCTGAAGTGAGCGGGGATAAGGCCTTTGCAGATGATTTTGTGAGCAGGTACATCGAAGGCACAGAGCAAATTGATTTCACGGGTCTCTTACTGCATGCTGGGCTCGTTTACGAAAGCAAGAGCAAGGACGGAACACTTGGTTTCCTTCAGCTAGAGAAGAAGGGTGAGACTCTGCGGGTTGTTGGCCCCACCATTGTTGGCTCTCCTGCTTATCGGGCAGGCTTGGATCTAGACGATGAACTCGAGACCGTAGATGGAAAGACTCTGGCGAGTCCAGATGACGTGGAGAAAGCGTTGTCATCGCACAAGGCGGGTGACACAGTAGAACTCGTCTATAAACGCCGTGGACAGGAGATCAAGGCTACAGCAGAGCTGGCTCTTCCTCTACTACTCGATATCGTCCCAATTGAATCAAACGGGGGATCGCTCTCTAAAGAGCAACGGTCATTCCGTGACGCCTGGTTGCAAAGCAAGCGCTAG
- a CDS encoding M61 metallopeptidase family protein has product MTTQQYLDAVNHSLRNYYLSPSKNITTKELIQLAQSGHEKDQIYYDRGAAIALWLDWSIRRKTHSQKTLGDVMRELVLEARTQGHPFPELTSDHVFAVIGKYISVDEQAQMRATVDGIINVKFPSGTLQPCAVEQLVDLPRFDIGMSRDQLQKKRLVTNLKVGSEAQKAGILEGDKVIKLSVYWDDVTKPVDLTVERGGEKLLFKFRPAGTSLGFVPQFTIRATKIRSHVRHHSALLNEH; this is encoded by the coding sequence ATGACGACTCAGCAGTACCTCGACGCTGTGAACCACAGTCTTCGGAACTACTATTTGTCGCCATCGAAGAACATCACTACCAAGGAACTCATTCAACTAGCTCAAAGCGGTCATGAGAAAGACCAGATTTACTATGACAGAGGTGCAGCGATAGCCTTGTGGCTCGACTGGAGTATTCGTCGGAAGACCCATTCACAGAAAACCCTTGGTGACGTCATGCGCGAGCTTGTACTTGAGGCTCGCACGCAGGGACATCCGTTCCCGGAGCTGACCTCAGATCACGTCTTCGCTGTCATCGGCAAGTACATCAGTGTGGACGAGCAGGCCCAAATGAGGGCGACTGTTGATGGGATTATTAACGTGAAATTTCCCTCGGGTACACTGCAGCCGTGTGCCGTGGAACAACTTGTTGACCTACCGAGATTTGATATCGGCATGAGCCGCGACCAACTGCAGAAGAAACGATTAGTCACTAACCTAAAGGTGGGAAGTGAAGCTCAAAAGGCCGGCATTCTAGAGGGCGATAAAGTGATAAAGCTGTCAGTGTATTGGGATGACGTAACTAAACCCGTTGACCTTACGGTCGAACGTGGAGGTGAGAAATTGCTGTTCAAGTTTCGTCCCGCTGGAACGAGCCTCGGATTTGTGCCGCAGTTTACCATCAGGGCAACAAAGATTCGCAGTCATGTCCGCCACCACTCAGCACTCCTCAATGAACATTGA
- a CDS encoding AsmA family protein, protein MARTTRFLVLTFGAILLLLVIAVFSIPIFLNTDSFRARIETTLSKSLGRKLTIAKLDLALWSGSLVASGVTVADDLAFSAQPFIRADTVKIGVQVFPLLLHKQVLIRSFAIDTPQIQLLRAKNGTWNYSSIGSAAGKSRQDEDTKQTFPDLTIGKIDVNHGRITVGSGLSSTTPSRTYEQVDLTVRDFAFNASFLFTVSAHLPSDGSIELNGNAGPVNQADASQTPFSGHLELKHIDPLAAGFVDASDGVSGLINALVLDATWSGQQLHVSKLVVDTPRLTILRSNASKAAKPAAESEGDSMLKSLSVDDAQVKNGSITLATAGQTGVPAVYQQLDAQITNLTPKSVSPFSLSGQLPNGGALSASGNAGPYNQQNAEATPLDARVKLSHFELETAGILPPDAGISGNADLDAHVKSNGQALNLTGNTQITNIRLAKDGQPSAKPVRVEFNIGENTEAKTGQIQQAVIHVGAAVINLTGTFQTSGPSTALNLKVNGNAIPVNEIEAFLPALGVRLPEGSRLQGGSVTTTLTVSGTSASPIISGPVRLDSTQLAGFNLGAKLQTLSTLTGGRITAVTGSGTNIRSLSMVVQEQGGGIRTDNIVLDVTGVGTATGAGTVSPPGALNYNVLLKLTGLSVGPGAASTAATPAAGQSGGAAGIAGALAGFVPGGAGGGASALGLGNIAGVAMRSGIPVAIGGTTSNPTFAPNLAKLASGAAANAAQGLIKGSGAAGKQNPARGNPLGNALGGLLGKH, encoded by the coding sequence ATGGCACGAACCACTCGGTTTCTCGTTCTCACCTTTGGCGCAATCCTTCTGCTCTTGGTCATCGCCGTTTTTTCCATTCCGATTTTTCTAAATACAGACAGTTTTCGGGCGCGCATCGAGACCACGCTCTCGAAGTCGCTTGGCCGTAAGTTGACGATCGCCAAGCTCGACCTCGCGCTCTGGTCGGGTAGCCTGGTCGCGAGCGGCGTCACCGTCGCCGACGATCTGGCCTTCAGCGCCCAGCCCTTTATCAGGGCTGACACCGTCAAAATCGGCGTGCAGGTCTTTCCCTTGCTGCTGCACAAGCAGGTGCTGATCCGCAGCTTCGCGATCGACACGCCGCAGATCCAGCTGCTGCGCGCAAAAAACGGCACCTGGAACTACTCCAGCATCGGCTCAGCCGCCGGCAAGAGCCGCCAGGATGAGGACACCAAGCAGACATTTCCTGATCTCACAATTGGCAAGATCGACGTCAACCATGGACGGATCACCGTCGGCTCCGGGCTGAGCTCGACCACACCTTCGCGCACCTACGAGCAGGTGGACCTGACTGTGCGCGACTTCGCCTTTAACGCTTCGTTCCTCTTCACCGTCTCGGCTCATCTGCCATCGGACGGCAGCATCGAGTTGAACGGCAACGCTGGGCCGGTCAACCAAGCCGATGCATCCCAGACGCCCTTCTCCGGCCACCTGGAGTTGAAGCATATCGATCCACTCGCCGCCGGCTTTGTCGATGCCTCGGACGGCGTCTCCGGCCTGATCAACGCCCTGGTGCTGGACGCCACCTGGAGCGGGCAGCAGCTTCACGTCAGCAAGCTCGTCGTCGATACGCCGCGCCTGACCATCCTCCGCAGCAACGCGTCCAAAGCCGCCAAGCCCGCTGCCGAGTCGGAGGGTGACAGCATGCTGAAGAGCCTCTCCGTCGATGACGCGCAGGTCAAGAATGGCTCCATCACGCTTGCCACGGCAGGCCAGACAGGAGTGCCTGCTGTCTATCAGCAGCTCGACGCGCAAATTACCAATCTGACGCCGAAGAGCGTCTCGCCCTTCTCCTTGAGCGGGCAGCTCCCTAATGGGGGCGCCCTGAGTGCGAGCGGTAACGCCGGCCCCTATAATCAGCAGAATGCCGAAGCCACACCGCTCGACGCCCGTGTGAAGCTCAGTCACTTCGAGCTTGAGACCGCCGGCATACTTCCACCCGACGCCGGCATCAGCGGCAACGCCGATCTCGATGCGCACGTCAAGTCAAACGGCCAGGCGCTCAACCTGACCGGAAACACACAGATTACTAACATTCGGCTGGCGAAGGATGGCCAACCCTCCGCCAAGCCCGTAAGGGTGGAGTTCAACATCGGCGAGAACACCGAGGCTAAGACCGGGCAGATCCAGCAGGCGGTTATCCACGTGGGCGCGGCCGTCATCAATCTCACGGGCACCTTCCAGACCAGCGGACCAAGCACCGCGCTCAATCTCAAGGTGAATGGAAACGCAATTCCCGTCAACGAGATCGAAGCCTTTTTGCCGGCGCTGGGCGTTCGCCTGCCGGAGGGTTCGCGGCTGCAGGGCGGCTCCGTCACCACCACGCTCACCGTCTCCGGTACAAGCGCCAGCCCGATCATCAGCGGCCCGGTCCGGCTCGACAGTACGCAGCTTGCTGGGTTCAATCTGGGCGCGAAGCTGCAGACGCTCTCAACGCTGACAGGCGGCCGCATCACCGCCGTCACCGGCTCGGGAACCAACATCCGCTCGCTCAGCATGGTCGTCCAGGAGCAGGGTGGTGGCATCCGCACTGACAACATCGTGCTCGACGTGACTGGTGTCGGCACCGCCACCGGCGCGGGCACAGTCTCCCCCCCGGGCGCGCTGAACTATAACGTGCTGCTCAAGCTGACTGGCCTCAGCGTCGGTCCAGGCGCGGCCTCGACGGCCGCAACGCCGGCTGCGGGCCAGTCTGGCGGCGCTGCCGGGATCGCGGGCGCGCTCGCAGGCTTTGTCCCGGGTGGCGCTGGCGGCGGTGCATCTGCGTTGGGTCTCGGCAACATTGCCGGAGTGGCCATGCGCAGTGGCATCCCGGTGGCGATCGGCGGCACCACCAGCAATCCCACCTTCGCGCCCAACCTCGCCAAACTGGCCTCAGGAGCGGCAGCCAACGCCGCCCAAGGATTGATCAAGGGCAGCGGCGCAGCCGGCAAGCAAAACCCGGCGCGGGGCAATCCTCTCGGAAATGCGCTGGGCGGCCTGCTCGGAAAGCACTAG